Part of the Citrus sinensis cultivar Valencia sweet orange chromosome 2, DVS_A1.0, whole genome shotgun sequence genome, CCCATAAAacatttcatataaaaacagAGCAAgtgggcaaaaaaaaattactgcaAGTGGCAGGACGATATCACTCTTAAATTATGGATATAGATAAAACTTGGGAAGCCTATGAAGAATAATCTTTGGAAAAGGATTTGAAgagaatttttaatatcatagGTGACAAAGGTAAATTTGAATTACAGTAAAGGGGGAAAATACCTTCTGACTGTGGTTTAATAGTGCATTTAGGAAAGCTTGTGAGCTGCCAAAAGTGCTTCCAAATGaccaaaattacaattttcttCCATTAGTATCGGttgattgaaataaataaaacattttgctgaaataaataaagaattctATTGCCTCACAGAGAAGCCTATAGATGTGCTTTTGAGCAAAGCTGCTTTTGGTCAAAAGCACTCTCGAATTTTAGCGCTCCTGAGTGCATCTTAACCAACAACATCCAGCATCTCCAGGAAACTGTACCAACCACAATTGTGCTTCCCTTCTTTAACCAAGGAACTACGCAATTAGCATCTCAATTCCTAAATAACCTTCACCATGAACTCTCAAAATTAAGATATTCTATCTCAGACCACAAAGTGAACATAAACAACCCAGATAAATCTAGAGAAATATTACAAGTACACATTACCTAACGTTGAATatgaactcaaaaaaaaaaaaaaactgaatatAACACACACAGAAAGGATTGGAACATTGTGCCGAAGCCTGGACATACATTCAACTGTACCACcactaaaaaagaatataaattaataaaaaattaaaaaaaaacctgttTAACCTTGTTCTACACACAACTCAGAACAGAGAATAAAAGTACAAAATCAAACAGCagaaaacaaatatgaaaaatttactCCATGCCCATAACTCTAAACAATCTTAAATCTATAAGaaccaataaaataatcaaagatcaaattcataaaaacCAAGTAAACATTTTACCTTCTTAAGGGCAAGAGCTAGACGTTTACTGTCAAGCTTGCCAGGCATGGAATCAAGCTGGTCACGGGCACATTtaaatgctttgttttgtAAAGGGAGTGGCATATCAGAGGCTCTAACACGAACATTAAGCTGATCATTTTGTTCTTGCTGCTCTTTGGCTTTCTTCTTCTGTATCAAGCTGTTCAAAAACTTGCTCCTTCTCTCCAACTCCTCTGCAGCCTCCATTTTCGAAAGCAAAATCTTCTCACTCTCTCATCACTTCAAAGCTAAAACAAAAAGCTCCTCCTCGTCCTTGTTCAATACTCCAAAACAGCAGTTACTGTATGATGTGTTTGAGATAAGGCCTAAGAGAAGGAAAAAcgaaaaaggaacaaaagaaaagttcCAATAGAGAGGTAACAAAAGCTCTCCCTTGTAGTAACATCGGTTATGCAAGGTATTATAATAAACTAGTAACCATAATTTCTGTTTGGAGTAATAACATCGAGATACctactttttaataaaatcacaagCTAGGAAatagttttcattttcttcatatgGGTACCTGCCAGTGTCAGTGCCTAGTGCCTACACCTCCTTAGACTGATTTTGACCGTTATGCTCCTTAATCCTAATGgcttgattttgattttactaaaatttagGAATTCAAATGTTATTAGCCCATCACTGTTTGCAAGTCGAACGAggttttggtttcttttaaTGGGAGGTTTTGAGCGTACCAACGAGGTCAGTGTATGTGTTGGGTTAGGCGCAGGGGAGACAAAATTGCCGACCAAAAACAAAAGCGAAATTCCTGAATTTGCTTTGCTGGGTCCCAATTTAATGCTAGATCAAGAATCATGATCATCCATCTTTGTTAGGCTGATGATGATtgctaattaaatttattatgaatGTGAAGACTCATACCTTACGTTTGAACTGTATTACTGTAATGGCAGCTGAGCTTTGACTGCTTTTGTATGTGGAGGTGGGCATTATCACGCTTATAGCGAGCTTCTTATGCCAAACGCGTTGCAAACTTACAAACACTATCGCTTATTAATATTGGAGTCTTTTTAAATTGAGATTAAACAgttgtaaataaaaagttacagtattaaattatttgacaaatattaattgttatagATTAAAAGTTaagttaacttaattttagatttacataataaaaaaattactatatttttactgattatgttgaaattatttttaaaaattatatttactgcagaatattaacttttatttcataattataattttttttatagtaatataacttaaaagttaaaatatctCAATATGAAAACAGATCTTAGTTTTCGAGCTATATAGTTCGTGGTTATCAATCACATTGTTgatacaatatattttttaatatatttattttatatacatcaaatttagtcaaaattaattaaattgatggAATTGAAGGATTATGCTTTATGAATACCTCAAAACAACCTccccccaccaaaaaaaaaaagaagaggcCAAAAGTAACCTGCATTTGATTGAAATGTTGGGCCAACGACTAACCCCGTGACCAGTGCTACGATTTATTTCGGGTTGGACTTTGGAAATGGGTAGGTCCAGTTGGATGTTAGAAATTCGCTAGCCCCCACTTTGAGTGAAAAAGACCATAGGGCCTACTTACATAGTTACATTTTCAGGACAAACAGCCGCTAATTTCGCAGAAAGGAACGCATGGGCCCCGTGTAaactcattaaaaatattttgcaagCTGTTCGGTGGTCCGGTCTTTTGTTCCTCTTCGTCCCTTTTGTCTGGGAAGTCCTgttgttttccattttctgTTCAGAAATcaatgctttttcttttctttttttcgtcttaaagaaaaaaaaagcgtAGAAATCTatggttaaataaaaaacagaaaagattattattcgagtaaaattaagtattagttccaaactttttataataagcGGTATGTAATTTTATATACTGGGAGACGAATCATCAtgatttgttaaattaatgcATAAATGCCAAAATCCTTTGGAATGAAAAATTGCTATGGTAGGATTTTCATGAAACTGtacaatgaatttttaatgattttctgtTCGGAAATTGATGGGTGTAGCAGACACGcatttaaagtaaaattgagaaataatgagaCATAATAGAATTATACAGGAACACtaagaaattacgtggttcggtttTTAGCCTACGTTCACAGGCGAAgacagaagaaaaatatttcactagTACAATGAGGATTAcaagtattataatattttagctcactacccAGAACCCTAATACACTCAAtctctcaaatcactaaaaTAAGAGTTTAAAACTCTAACACTCTCAACTCTCAATTCTTTTCACAAATGAATTAGAGAGCTCTAAGATCTTGGATGAATGAAACGAAATGAAGAGCTCCCTTTTATAGCCAAATATtggctattattttttttctttcaattatgGATggcacaattttttttcaatatggtTGGTGCTGCCCTTAGCAAACGTAAAAAAAAGATGTGAAATTCTTGCTCTTCTAGAAAGAGTGGCCCACCTCATTTGACATTCTCCTACTTAGAGATTAGATTGAGGaccaatcaatctccacaccatcctttctACTTCGTcataatcatgttgcctacgtttctgctaggccacaagaggatctactccagaTAAACTTGTCAGTATTGATTGgtttggtcaaaacatctgctaggttctcctttgtatggattttctgtaaatcTACACTTCCGTCTTTCACTACTtctcgaacgaagtgataATGAACTCCTATATGCTTTGTCCTGGAATAAAAGGTTGGATTTCTTGCAATAtgcaaggcactctgactgtcatAATACATAGAGattttctcttgtttgtgtccgagctcctccaataaccttTGTATCAAGATAGCTTtcttgcaagcttgtgtagctgtCATGTATTCTGCTTCTATTGTAGATATAGTCATAACGGTCTGCAGTTTTGAAACCTAGCTTAAAGCTCCTCctgcaagtgtaaacacatagccagtagtgaattttcttttatcaaggtctcctgcaaaatctaaatccacatagcccctgacagtaaactctgatcctccataacataatgcaacatctgaggttcctctgatATATCTCAAAATCCTCTTCACAGCTATCTAATGCCCTCCACTAGGATTTGCCATGTATCAATtgactgctcccactgcttgtgcaatgtctgGTCTTGTACAAATCATAGCGAATATCAAACTTCTCATtgctgatgcatacggtactcgagacatctcattcctctctgcttcattgctaggacacatacttgaggataatttgaaattaacagaaagtggggtagaaattggCTTACAATCTTGTATGTTGAAGCGacgcaagattttcttcaagtaattcttCTGTGAAAGTCAaatctttatattatttttgtctcggtgaatttgcatctctagaatcttgtttgctggtcccaagtccttcatttcaaactccctagccaatTGTGTCTTCAATTCTTGTTCTTGAACTTTGTTGGGGCCTGCTACTAACATTTCGTCTACATACAATagtaaaatgatgaaatcattatcttcaaacttcttgtaatatgcacaatggtttgaactgagtctgttgtatccaagactcatgatgaaggaatcaaatctcttataccaacactTCGGCGCCTATTTGAGATCGTgtagagatttgttcaacctgcaaactACGGGTGGGCAAAAATagttgattaataaaaaactGAATTAGTAATATAGAGAAAATAGTAAAACCAGTCGGTTCGGTTTtcggttttaaaaaaaaaatcgaaaaacCGAAGCGAGTATTAAATAAACCGAATAATATAATCCCTAAACCTAAAGTGAGTAAATTGATCTTCACTTCAGCCACTGAACTCGTGACCTTCAGCCCCTGAACTCATCGCTGCTCGTGCTCGCGCTCGTCGCTACTGCTACCGCTGCTCGTGCTCGTGCTCGTCGCTGCTGCTGCCGCTGCTCGTCGCTGCTGCTGCCGCTGCCGCTGCTCGTCGCTGCTGCTGCCGCTGCTCGTCGCTGCTGCTGCCGCTGCCGCTGCTCGTCGCTGCTGCTGCCGCTGTCGCTGCTCGTCGCTGCTCGTCGCTGCTGCTGCCGCTGTCGCTGCTCGTCGCTGCTGCTGCCGCTGCTCGTTGCTCTCGCTGCTGCTGCTACTCGCTGCTctcgctgctgctgctgctagcGCTCGTCGCTACTGCTGCCGCTGCTCGCTGCtcttgctgctgctgctgcagcCTGCCGCTGCTGCTGCTCGTCGCCGAGTGATCTCCACAAAGCTACAACTTGTGAGTTTGCTATTACTTGGATTTTAATGGTTGGATTTTAATGGTTTCACATGATGATGTGCTCATGCCGAGAGTAAAAAcagtaaaacttgaaacaaagtTTAACGTTGTTGGACTTGTGAGTGTTTGCTGTTGGAGTAGATTTAGATGAGCCGAGTTGGTTAGCTTCATAGcttttcaataatttgctttgattattgtgtaatatatgataattttgtgACAATGGTGGTTTATATATGTGATTAAAAGCTAAACTAGTGGATTTGTAAGTATGCACTCGGCAAAGCATTTGGGCAGGTATTTTCATCTTTTCGTTATCACATTCCTCTAATCAATTAgcgttaataataaaaaatgattaataacGTAAATGGAGGGACTTGGGCTCAAATCTCTAAATTAAGCTCGTGATCATTAATATAAGCAAACTACAAGTAGTCTATCTTGATCAACGTTTTCAACTCTTCCAGGACTGTCCCActtccaaaattttttattcaaacaaTTATTGAAAGCTCATTTCTATATAATATTTCAACAAGAACAAGCAGAGGAGTAATTGggattatgatttattttgatttgaactTGTTATTTGAACATGTTATGTGTTATTGAACATTGTTTgagacatatttttattttttgtttgttaattttttatgtttgttgtagatttattaatttaaggttttaaatttaaaaaagccCAAAATAGGCCCAATAGGCccataatcaaaataatcgaaccgaaccgaaccgaatcgaattatttcaattaatcgAGTATTTGATTATTTCGGTAATTTGATCAATTGcgattatgattttaaaataatcgtAATCGAAcgattatgaaaaatttagtaaaaaaccGAACGGAACCGAACCGCGCCCACCCCTACTGCAAACCAAGTTTTCCTTTCTATTTTTGCAgaaccttctggttggagcatataaatttcatcttcaagttctccatgaagaaatgcagttttcacatctaactgctctaaatgtaggtcaaatgtagcacacattgCCAAGACTACTTTAACTGTTGTGAATCGAATCtccaaagaaaatatttcgttgaagtcaatactttctttctgagcatatcctttcactaTCAATCTTGCACGATATCGCTCCACTTGATCATTGCCATCAtgtttgatcttgtagacccatttgttaCTAATGGCTTTTCTTTCAtgtggtagtggtacaagtttTCATGTCTTattcttgtgtagagcttcaatttcttcctgcattgtTGTCATATACAAAGTAATATCTGAGCTATTTAAAACTTCATGGAAAGTTAATGgctctccatcctctgttAAAAGACAATATGCAATattgatctctgtgacataATCCAAATGCCACACTGGcggtcgtctctcacgagttgatCGATGAGCTTCTAGAGTCTCGGACTCGACTGTTTCTTGTTCCTCGTGCTCTAGtgctgcttcagaagaatctgaatcttctttttttagattatttctCACATACACCGGTATAATCTCTAACTTTTCTTTACAATGCTATCATCCTCATCTCTCAtttgcagttgatcttctacaaagaTAACATCTCTGCTAATGACGATCTTATGAGCAGTGAGGTCCCACAGACAatacccctttactccatcagcatatCCCAAGAAGATACACTTCCTAGATTTTGGATCCAGCTTTGCTCTTTTTTGAGCATTGTACATTACGTACACAGGactagagctggcaaaacgggtcatcgggtcgtgttcgtgtcgtgtcaaatttaggtcgacCCAAAACTGACcaatttaataatcgtgtcaaaatattgagacccaaaCCTGACACGAaaaaataatcgggttacctaataacccgtttaatatctatctattgaacaaaagttacatcaaatatttacacactatcatacatacgtatgtacatacatacatacatacatacataatttatcgatattataaaatatacatgtctatcaatttttacacatttacactattgaagctctaaatgtatttaaaattttataaataaaacattgtgtttatattcatcattttaaaggataaaaaaaaaagaaaatcatctctaatatttgagttttaatgataagaatatgtaaattattttaaatagaaaatataattgggtcattgatcgggtaaatgggtcaagaattttaaccctaacccgacacggaaaaaaatcgtgttgactctgacccgaacccgacccatttaataatcgtgttaaatttgacgacccatacccatttatttatgtcgtgttcgtgtcgggtaattagatcgtgtcaaattttgccagctctacaCAGGACATtcaaatgcatgtaggtaggaGTAATTAATtggctttccagtccacatctccatcgctGTCTTCAACCCAATAGCTGTAGATGGTGatcgatttactatataacaggcAGTTTTGGCTGCTCTGCTcagaatgaattgggtagaccagcagtcctcaacatagctcttatcCTTTCTAtaagagttctgttcatccgCTCTGCTacttgttgagtgttagaaaatgcatatttataaaggagaaaaccgtcattttacatttcaagtcttactaacacctttacttttatgaatttaacattcttttgatttaattccgtttgttttattttaattaagtattttatgtattttaggggcattatagtcatttcacaataaacgagaaatcagatggtaaaacggacatcacttttgaactcaggacggtcgaaaaccttaggaggagcataaaaggaaaaatgacactgttcacatgtacggtactattcacgtgtacggtactgtatacgacactgttcacatagacggacgatgacgtggcattgaccgatgatgtggcattaactgatgaggtgtcacgatcctgttgggctaaaattcttatgtactgttgatggtgacgtggcagcatatcagtggacgaaaaatctcgcgtacggtacatgcatcacataGGATTATTTCCAACCAAACTGCGTTattgttcatccgggtcaaaccgtgttactgttcatccgcgtggtcaaaccgcgtattgttgattgatgacgtggcgcaattttgagcgtccaaactgtttttaatccgattgccataatttactccatgtatctataaaaagggggtctctcccccctaatttgatatctctgaatccatttttggactccattttctataattccttctccatcttgtattttctacgtattttaataaattttcattttgcccttagttcaattatgagtagctaattttctttcaagcttgggttgaaggtgaagtctcaacatgtgtcatgggcttaatttggtaaatttattttctcttcccctctagtttttgtggatgttttgacttctcgtcgacaaataataataatcttgtctagataatGCCTtagttacaccggctctctagtataaggttactattatttggcacaataagcccttagcaccatattgattagagcatggttcatgaggtgtggattcccccctcatgatttaattggcattaatacggattatttagcccatgatgcatgttgatacggatccagataccaaagtacgtcatttcaatagatttcgcttcaatttattctcgtcattacaattccaattttagaatttattattgctatttcaattccaattttaggataatttaaatcacttccaccacaattccaaccacccatttacaaaattaattctacatataattaaaatccactttctcgtgggatcgacactcgtcaccattagtctatactacaatagattcgtgcgcttgcgagtacattaaaatttgcacaacaccactctattttgttgaggagtgtataCTACTGTGAGCTGTctctgaataccttcttgcttacagaaagcaagaaactcgTCGTCTGTATACTCTCCATCATTATTTGTCTTCAAACACTTGATCcttttgatagtaccaataccagcgatctccaaggcatgatcattactcatatatacagatcctcctgagataagttcatatgtgtggaaccattctttccgagaggtcatgtgccaggtagATCCTGAGTCTATGAGACAGACGTTAGATAGCCATTTTCTACCTTCTGAAATAGTTATTGTCTCGCTGTAGAGAATCTCGCCATCATCCGAAGTACTTCTTACACAaccctgagcatttgatgactcaggttctttgccctctcttctcttttgaTTGTTTTAACACTATTTCTTGACATGACATTTCTTACTACaattgtagcatttaacattcttcttacttctgaATTTTGATCTGCTATGATTGTGACCCCCACTAGAGCCGTGCTTCGTTGATCTCTCTCTCGTCACCAATAGCGCATCCGCTTGCTGTgaacttgcttgtctgttttccttatttttccgcctgctctcctcatttaatatgAAGACTGCAACATCGTCGAAAACCAGACTGTCAGTTGGATTATTGTTcgtcaggttgatgatgagttgatcatacgaacctggtagactttgaagtagaagctctgcaATTCATTTTCCTATATATTATGACTCAACGTTgcgagttgtgaaaatagagtcttcaatGTGTTAATGTGGTcggtcaccattgtagattccgccattcgaagagtatagagtttcATCTTTAAGAAGATTTTATTGTGTAATGACTTAgcctcgtacaattttgtAAGAGTATCTCATATTTCCTTCGctgtatttttctctgccacactggataatactccATCCACAAATGCCAAGTGTTGATCAGAAATAGCGTTGCCATCTATctcgttccacttgtcatTAGTTATTTCCATGGGCttttctccaattgctgccaagcaattatttttcgtcaatacaactttcatcttcattttacacaacgaaaaattattcccattaaacttctca contains:
- the LOC102622021 gene encoding uncharacterized protein LOC102622021 isoform X4, with the protein product MEAAEELERRSKFLNSLIQKKKAKEQQEQNDQLNVRVRASDMPLPLQNKAFKCARDQLDSMPGKLDSKRLALALKKHFWQLTSFPKCTIKPQSEELDQNLETDRDKNCLLFFTPCSGI
- the LOC102622021 gene encoding uncharacterized protein LOC102622021 isoform X5, which codes for MEAAEELERRSKFLNSLIQKKKAKEQQEQNDQLNVRVRASDMPLPLQNKAFKCARDQLDSMPGKLDSKRLALALKKHFWQLTSFPKCTIKPQSEVLGAIRADGCIH
- the LOC102622021 gene encoding uncharacterized protein LOC102622021 isoform X3, coding for MEAAEELERRSKFLNSLIQKKKAKEQQEQNDQLNVRVRASDMPLPLQNKAFKCARDQLDSMPGKLDSKRLALALKKKGSTIVVGTVSWRCWMLLVKMHSGALKFESAFDQKQLCSKAHL
- the LOC102622021 gene encoding uncharacterized protein LOC102622021 isoform X1; this encodes MEAAEELERRSKFLNSLIQKKKAKEQQEQNDQLNVRVRASDMPLPLQNKAFKCARDQLDSMPGKLDSKRLALALKKNLIKTWRQTETRIVYSSSPHAQEFDSSYGPAWHCIVGTSFGSYVTHSLGGFLYFSIDKVYILLFKTAVEPLDH
- the LOC102622021 gene encoding uncharacterized protein LOC102622021 isoform X2, which gives rise to MEAAEELERRSKFLNSLIQKKKAKEQQEQNDQLNVRVRASDMPLPLQNKAFKCARDQLDSMPGKLDSKRLALALKKEFDSSYGPAWHCIVGTSFGSYVTHSLGGFLYFSIDKVYILLFKTAVEPLDH